A section of the bacterium genome encodes:
- the tgt gene encoding tRNA guanosine(34) transglycosylase Tgt, producing the protein MKFQLLKESKDCKARIGEITTLHGKVNTPVFMPVGTQATVKCMTPEELKSIGAEIILGNAYHLYLRPGANIIQKASGLHQFMHWDRPILSDSGGYQIFSLGALRKITDEGVRFQSHIDGSYHFFTPEQVTEFQLILGSDIIMALDECAPYPCEYDQAKEAKERTTRWAKRCKEKIQEAEGREQRDDSALFGIVQGNFYKDLRGQSVEELVNLDFDGYAVGGLSVGEPKELLLEVLEYTTPQLPENKPKYLMGVGPPEDILNAVELGVDMFDCVMPTRHARTGQVFTLQGPLVIRNAPCADDFSPIDSECGCYTCQNYSRAYIRHLIHSDEILGVRLTTIHNLYFFIDLMKKIREAILKDRFLEFKKEFMEKRSCP; encoded by the coding sequence ATGAAATTTCAATTACTTAAGGAATCTAAAGATTGTAAAGCAAGGATAGGTGAGATAACCACTTTACATGGTAAGGTTAATACCCCTGTTTTTATGCCTGTTGGGACTCAAGCAACAGTTAAATGTATGACTCCAGAGGAACTTAAAAGTATCGGGGCAGAAATTATCCTGGGTAATGCCTACCATTTGTATTTACGACCTGGAGCAAATATAATTCAAAAGGCAAGTGGTCTGCATCAATTTATGCACTGGGATAGACCAATCCTGAGTGATAGTGGCGGTTACCAGATATTCAGCCTCGGTGCGTTACGCAAGATTACAGATGAAGGCGTTAGATTTCAATCACACATCGATGGCTCTTACCATTTTTTTACCCCGGAGCAAGTTACAGAATTTCAATTAATATTAGGCTCGGATATAATTATGGCTCTGGATGAATGTGCTCCGTATCCCTGTGAATATGACCAGGCAAAGGAGGCAAAGGAGAGAACAACACGCTGGGCTAAGAGATGTAAGGAGAAGATACAGGAGGCAGAAGGCAGAGAACAGAGGGATGATTCAGCACTTTTTGGCATTGTTCAGGGTAATTTTTATAAAGACCTTCGGGGACAAAGTGTCGAGGAACTGGTTAATTTAGACTTTGATGGATATGCGGTTGGGGGTCTGAGTGTCGGAGAGCCAAAAGAATTGCTGTTGGAGGTGTTGGAATACACGACACCACAATTACCAGAGAATAAACCTAAATATTTAATGGGTGTAGGTCCGCCAGAGGATATTTTAAATGCCGTAGAATTAGGCGTGGATATGTTTGATTGTGTGATGCCAACAAGACATGCACGCACCGGCCAGGTATTTACCTTACAAGGACCATTAGTCATCAGAAATGCCCCTTGTGCGGATGACTTTTCTCCTATTGATTCGGAATGCGGCTGTTATACCTGCCAGAATTACTCAAGGGCATACATCCGCCATCTTATCCATTCTGATGAAATCCTTGGTGTCCGGCTGACCACTATACATAATCTTTACTTTTTCATTGATTTAATGAAAAAGATTAGAGAGGCAATTTTAAAGGATAGGTTTTTAGAGTTTAAAAAAGAGTTTATGGAGAAACGCTCATGCCCATAG
- a CDS encoding protein-L-isoaspartate(D-aspartate) O-methyltransferase: MNKYILFIILLMSLNLISCQKSTLPPSKYTSLREQMIQEQIIARGVSDQLVLKAMLKVERHKFVPDEVKEMAYIDSPLPIGEDQTISQPYIVALMTELLGLKGDEKVLEIGTGSGYQAAILAEIVKEVYTIEILKPLADTARQKLQKLGYKNIKVKCGDGYKGWEEYAPYDGIIVTCAPDHIPQPLTEQLKIGGRMVIPVGESYQVLLLLTKISNTQFSRKPIIPVRFVPMTGEGQKR, encoded by the coding sequence ATGAACAAATATATTCTTTTCATAATTTTGCTTATGAGTTTAAACTTAATTTCCTGCCAGAAATCTACATTACCACCGAGTAAATACACATCTCTACGAGAACAAATGATTCAGGAACAGATTATCGCCAGAGGTGTATCTGACCAATTAGTCTTAAAGGCAATGCTAAAGGTAGAAAGGCATAAGTTTGTTCCAGATGAAGTAAAAGAAATGGCTTATATTGATAGCCCACTTCCAATAGGGGAAGACCAAACTATTTCTCAACCATATATTGTTGCCTTGATGACCGAGTTATTAGGGTTAAAAGGGGATGAGAAGGTGCTTGAAATAGGCACTGGTTCTGGCTATCAGGCGGCAATATTAGCCGAGATAGTCAAAGAAGTCTATACCATTGAAATCCTCAAACCTTTAGCTGATACTGCCCGCCAAAAACTACAAAAATTAGGCTATAAGAACATCAAAGTTAAATGCGGAGATGGATATAAAGGTTGGGAAGAATATGCACCCTATGATGGGATAATAGTTACCTGCGCCCCAGACCATATCCCACAACCACTAACAGAACAATTAAAAATAGGTGGCAGAATGGTTATCCCGGTTGGAGAATCATATCAAGTGCTTTTACTACTGACTAAAATATCAAATACACAATTTAGTCGTAAACCTATTATCCCTGTGAGATTTGTGCCTATGACTGGCGAGGGACAAAAAAGATAG
- the rpsB gene encoding 30S ribosomal protein S2: MTTITMKQLLEAGVHFGHQTQRWNPKMAPYIFSERNDIHIINLQKAMKGLKEAYSFVQETAKTKKPVLFVGTKKQIQTVVMEEAIRCQMPYVTQRWLGGTLTNFETVKKSIKRLNEIKKMEEGGVFEKLPKKEVALLKKEMNRLEILLGGIKEIKTLPGALFIVDTKKEKIAILEARRLNIPIVGVVDTNGDPDEVDYCIPGNDDAIRSVKLIASVIADGIMEGKRLADKLPVEEEAAQVEEEEEKIFLKLEEEEELLPQFYEELDKGIMEETLKEKEEIVED; this comes from the coding sequence GTGACGACGATTACAATGAAACAACTTTTAGAAGCAGGGGTGCACTTTGGTCATCAAACCCAACGATGGAATCCAAAGATGGCACCTTATATCTTTTCAGAGAGGAATGATATTCATATCATTAATCTTCAAAAGGCAATGAAAGGGTTAAAAGAGGCATATAGCTTTGTTCAGGAAACGGCTAAGACAAAAAAGCCTGTCTTATTTGTTGGGACAAAGAAACAAATTCAAACCGTAGTTATGGAAGAAGCAATTCGATGTCAGATGCCGTATGTGACTCAACGCTGGTTAGGAGGAACTCTGACTAATTTTGAGACAGTAAAGAAAAGTATTAAAAGACTTAATGAAATTAAGAAAATGGAGGAAGGAGGGGTATTTGAAAAATTACCCAAAAAGGAAGTGGCTCTTTTAAAAAAGGAAATGAATAGATTGGAAATTCTATTGGGTGGGATTAAAGAGATAAAAACCTTGCCAGGGGCACTATTTATTGTGGATACGAAAAAAGAAAAAATAGCTATTTTAGAAGCGAGAAGATTAAACATTCCAATTGTGGGCGTTGTTGATACCAATGGCGACCCGGATGAAGTAGATTATTGCATCCCTGGTAATGATGATGCGATTCGTTCGGTGAAGTTAATTGCCTCGGTGATTGCCGATGGTATAATGGAAGGTAAAAGATTAGCCGATAAGCTACCAGTTGAAGAAGAGGCGGCTCAAGTAGAAGAAGAAGAGGAAAAAATATTTCTGAAGTTAGAAGAAGAGGAAGAATTACTCCCACAATTCTATGAGGAATTAGACAAAGGTATTATGGAAGAAACACTCAAGGAAAAAGAAGAAATAGTGGAAGATTAA